The following are encoded together in the Onychostoma macrolepis isolate SWU-2019 chromosome 03, ASM1243209v1, whole genome shotgun sequence genome:
- the mfsd6l gene encoding LOW QUALITY PROTEIN: major facilitator superfamily domain-containing protein 6-like (The sequence of the model RefSeq protein was modified relative to this genomic sequence to represent the inferred CDS: inserted 2 bases in 1 codon): MKKGAMQKSKQWNVKGXLRLAGVFHFLHSCGSGCLLPFLTLYFRHLGLSATMIGIIMASKHLLALVWRPFSSVLARQYDKRRTVIVGSLLISALLALTLLLFPYTVIQTESGRCNTSQPDADPTPILERTMVPSQSNATVYSINQTSVSTEDPVEVTTLVSSNWTARGLRSLKKPDQEEDPNTEFLGSLKVMDAQHQMFFLVLIVMGLWEFMAAPLEWTADDGLYEYLDFVDATDHHNGVKVWKQLGAAFGNCAVGVLVTSLFCLTGTTLEFYSYTVFMILTVPTAVLLPIYLRKRERPTSGGFKALQLVHGNSQAILCAVTVVLMGMVSSAVSDFLLWHMQDCGATEIHMGISLALAHLSQTGFALFAGRLSRFLKYHGWLLVLAVVSLALQCLYYSFLWGPWAVIPAQLLVSFSTGALWWSVTSQSEDIATPGTEKTILRLFEVLSLELGAAFGSLAAGFVVQKFGVQMLFQGMAVTLALWSSTLAVLKWKIPRQRRINYSRLLAADTEISESESDQEKDWLETAMEDARGNNKWTVDKS; the protein is encoded by the exons ATGAAGAAGGGAGCAATGCAGAAGAGCAAGCAGTGGAATGTGAAGGG CCTACGGCTGGCGGGAGTCTTTCACTTCCTCCATTCCTGTGGCTCCGGTTGCCTCCTTCCCTTCCTGACCCTCTACTTCCGGCACCTGGGTCTCAGCGCCACCATGATTGGTATCATCATGGCGTCCAAGCACCTGCTCGCTCTGGTGTGGCGCCCGTTCTCCAGCGTCCTCGCCAGACAGTACGACAAGCGGCGGACGGTCATAGTGGGCTCTCTGCTCATCTCGGCACTGCTAGCTTTGACTCTTCTGCTTTTCCCGTACACCGTAATCCAAACTGAAAGTGGACGGTGTAACACTAGTCAACCCGATGCTGATCCCACCCCCATTCTAGAGAGGACGATGGTCCCATCTCAATCAAACGCTACTGTTTACTCAATAAACCAAACATCTGTAAGTACCGAAGACCCTGTCGAAGTTACCACACTTGTAAGCTCAAACTGGACAGCACGAGGCCTGAGATCTTTGAAGAAGCCTGACCAGGAAGAAGATCCTAACACTGAGTTCCTGGGGAGCCTAAAAGTTATGGATGCCCAGCATCAGATGTTCTTTCTGgttctcattgtgatgggttTGTGGGAGTTCATGGCTGCCCCGTTGGAGTGGACCGCGGATGATGGACTCTACGAATACTTGGATTTCGTAGACGCCACTGACCACCATAACGGCGTGAAGGTCTGGAAGCAACTTGGAGCCGCTTTTGGCAACTGTGCAGTTGGAGTTCTTGTCACCAGCCTGTTTTGTCTTACAGGAACTACACTGGAGTTTTACTCctatactgtatttatgatcCTAACCGTCCCTACAGCCGTCCTGCTACCTATCTACCTCCGCAAGCGTGAGCGGCCCACTAGTGGAGGCTTTAAGGCACTACAGTTGGTGCATGGGAACTCGCAGGCAATACTTTGTGCCGTCACTGTCGTTTTGATGGGCATGGTGAGCTCAGCTGTGTCAGATTTTCTCTTATGGCACATGCAGGACTGCGGTGCCACCGAAATCCACATGGGCATCTCTTTAGCCTTGGCGCACTTAAGCCAAACTGGCTTTGCTCTATTTGCTGGGCGTCTCTCCCGGTTTCTAAAGTACCACGGTTGGTTGCTAGTGCTCGCCGTTGTTAGTTTAGCCCTGCAGTGTCTTTATTATTCCTTCCTGTGGGGTCCGTGGGCTGTAATACCAGCTCAACTGCTGGTGAGCTTCAGCACCGGCGCCCTCTGGTGGTCTGTAACATCACAAAGCGAAGACATCGCCACTCCTGGCACCGAAAAGACCATTTTAAGGCTGTTTGAGGTGCTTTCTCTGGAGTTGGGAGCGGCGTTTGGCAGTCTGGCGGCTGGGTTTGTGgtgcaaaagtttggggtccaGATGCTTTTCCAAGGCATGGCGGTCACTCTGGCTTTGTGGAGCAGCACTCTTGCCGTACTCAAGTGGAAGATTCCTCGGCAGCGCCGGATAAACTACTCACGCCTGCTGGCCGCCGACACTGAGATTAGCGAGTCTGAGTCAGACCAGGAGAAAGACTGGCTTGAGACGGCTATGGAAGACGCCAGAGGGAATAACAAGTGGACAGTGGATAAATCTTAA